Proteins found in one Lysinibacillus fusiformis genomic segment:
- a CDS encoding phosphate propanoyltransferase — protein sequence MQENLVQKIVEEVLQQVLKNQSSPPHDGKIPIGVSARHVHLAQAEVEQLFGENYQLTPKSELSQPGQFAAEETVVIAGPKGSIERVRILGPARSLSQVEVSWTDAMKLGLKPPLRISGDIQGSSPVTLIGPKGSVVLNEGLIIAQAHIHMSPADSARFQVVDGQSVQIKVEGIRPIILSNVVIRVSERYRLEMHIDTDEANAGLIQQGTLAEILYHQVSEPAIALKEQSPVVQKVEQPSVYHYDKKLLSQIEVLDIDAQEIVVPKKTIVTALAYDKLRELNKTLTIRSE from the coding sequence ATGCAAGAAAATTTAGTGCAAAAAATTGTGGAAGAAGTTCTGCAACAAGTCTTAAAAAATCAATCTTCCCCTCCACATGACGGTAAAATTCCGATTGGTGTATCTGCCCGCCATGTCCATCTTGCACAAGCAGAAGTGGAACAGCTTTTTGGTGAAAATTATCAGCTTACACCGAAGTCTGAGCTTTCACAACCAGGGCAATTTGCTGCGGAGGAAACTGTAGTGATTGCAGGTCCAAAAGGGTCGATAGAGCGCGTACGTATTCTTGGCCCCGCTCGTTCCTTATCCCAAGTGGAAGTAAGCTGGACAGATGCGATGAAATTAGGGCTGAAGCCACCACTAAGAATATCTGGTGATATTCAAGGTTCAAGCCCTGTTACATTGATTGGTCCAAAGGGGAGTGTCGTGTTAAATGAAGGACTCATTATTGCACAGGCACATATTCATATGTCCCCAGCGGATAGTGCGAGATTCCAAGTAGTAGATGGACAATCAGTTCAAATCAAGGTGGAAGGTATTCGCCCGATTATTTTATCAAATGTGGTTATCCGTGTTTCAGAGCGCTATCGCTTAGAAATGCATATTGATACAGATGAAGCAAATGCAGGGTTAATTCAACAAGGAACACTTGCAGAAATTTTGTATCATCAAGTAAGCGAACCAGCTATCGCTTTGAAAGAGCAGTCGCCAGTCGTACAGAAAGTAGAACAGCCATCCGTCTATCATTATGACAAAAAGCTACTTTCACAAATAGAAGTGCTCGATATCGATGCACAAGAAATTGTCGTTCCAAAGAAAACCATTGTGACAGCATTGGCTTATGATAAGCTGCGAGAGTTAAATAAAACATTAACAATCCGCTCGGAGTAG
- a CDS encoding EutN/CcmL family microcompartment protein, translated as MQMGRVIGSVWATRKEEGLNGLKLLIIQPIDSNQQPIRTEMVAADRIGAGIGDDVLITSGGSSRYIMKENPLPIDAVVIGIIDSTEVMRGEDNE; from the coding sequence ATGCAAATGGGAAGAGTGATAGGCAGTGTATGGGCAACTCGCAAGGAGGAAGGGTTGAATGGTTTAAAGCTACTAATCATTCAACCAATTGATTCCAATCAACAGCCGATTCGCACAGAAATGGTTGCAGCTGATCGCATAGGAGCGGGTATTGGTGATGATGTACTTATTACAAGTGGTGGATCATCACGCTATATTATGAAAGAAAATCCGTTACCGATTGATGCAGTTGTCATTGGTATTATTGATTCTACGGAAGTAATGAGAGGTGAGGACAATGAGTAG
- a CDS encoding BMC domain-containing protein has translation MSSAIGMIETKGLVGSYEAADAMIKASDVTIVKQEFVDGGIVTIVVKGDVGSVQAAVEAGKAAAMRVGELLGAHVIPRPDEDVFKMIKGPEAPKKKPVSAPAATRAKKTTEATSATDNRGEA, from the coding sequence ATGAGTAGCGCAATTGGAATGATCGAAACAAAAGGATTAGTTGGTTCTTATGAAGCTGCTGATGCGATGATTAAAGCGTCAGACGTCACAATCGTCAAACAAGAATTTGTTGATGGTGGCATCGTGACGATTGTCGTGAAGGGTGACGTAGGTTCTGTACAAGCAGCAGTAGAAGCTGGAAAAGCAGCCGCTATGCGTGTTGGTGAATTATTAGGCGCTCACGTCATTCCGAGACCTGATGAAGATGTCTTTAAAATGATTAAAGGACCAGAGGCACCAAAGAAAAAGCCTGTCTCTGCACCAGCAGCAACGCGGGCGAAAAAAACAACAGAAGCAACATCCGCAACAGATAACCGAGGTGAGGCATAG
- the mdh gene encoding malate dehydrogenase, translating into MAFRKNKIAVIGAGHTGSTLSLFLAQKELGDVVLVDIPEAENPTKGKALDLLQTGPIEKFNVTIQGTSQYEDIAGADIVVITAGIPRKPGMSRDDLVTTNAKIIQQVSRQIKHYAPNSIVVVLSNPVDAMTYVCHKETGFAKNRIIGQSGVLDTARFNTFVAQELHIAPEDVSGFVLGGHGDEMVPLIRYSYAGGIPLEKLIPQDRLQQIVERTRKGGGEIVGLLGNGSAYYAPAAACAQMVEIIIKDQRKIIPSIALLEGEYGYHDLFLGVPTILGGNGIESVIELHLTNEEQTALQHSAEAVKQVIAICQNIE; encoded by the coding sequence GTGGCATTTCGTAAAAATAAAATCGCTGTAATTGGAGCAGGCCACACTGGTTCCACATTGAGTTTATTTTTAGCGCAGAAAGAATTAGGCGATGTGGTCCTTGTTGATATTCCAGAAGCCGAGAACCCGACAAAAGGGAAAGCTTTGGATTTGTTACAGACAGGCCCAATCGAAAAATTCAATGTGACCATTCAAGGCACGAGTCAATATGAAGATATCGCTGGAGCAGATATTGTTGTCATTACAGCAGGCATTCCACGTAAACCAGGGATGAGTCGTGATGACTTAGTGACAACAAATGCCAAAATCATTCAACAGGTTTCAAGACAAATCAAGCACTATGCTCCAAATAGTATTGTTGTTGTGTTGAGTAATCCTGTTGATGCCATGACGTATGTGTGTCATAAGGAAACAGGCTTTGCCAAAAATCGTATCATTGGTCAATCGGGTGTGTTAGATACTGCTCGCTTCAATACGTTTGTTGCGCAGGAGCTTCACATTGCACCAGAGGATGTATCAGGCTTCGTGCTAGGTGGACATGGCGATGAGATGGTGCCATTAATCCGTTATTCCTATGCAGGCGGCATTCCATTAGAGAAGCTAATTCCTCAGGATCGACTGCAGCAAATCGTCGAGCGTACACGTAAAGGCGGCGGAGAAATTGTCGGCTTACTAGGCAATGGTAGTGCCTACTATGCACCAGCTGCAGCGTGTGCCCAGATGGTTGAAATCATTATCAAAGATCAACGAAAAATTATCCCTTCTATTGCTCTTTTAGAAGGAGAATATGGGTATCACGATCTCTTTTTAGGGGTACCAACGATTTTAGGTGGCAATGGCATCGAATCTGTCATCGAATTGCATCTAACAAATGAAGAACAAACAGCCCTTCAGCATTCTGCAGAGGCTGTGAAACAGGTAATTGCTATTTGCCAAAACATTGAATAG
- a CDS encoding helix-turn-helix domain-containing protein encodes MNSIVQEMIDWIESHLLEGFSLEHLGKNMGYSPYYCSFKFHQTTGMTIKKYRSLRKIYLASIALKDPQEKIIDIAFRYGFSSQESFSRAFKRYFGISPNDYRKSPQPLQTFVKLKLQDDGGWFTMDISQKLKIEALQEKINAQYDREILNVLNGQMMYEEFAKQQLMGNSDYVPFNEAMCANPTTSPIFSEEFNKLRATGHQVALQEYEQVTLNPLKPLLTNDYQCIVLWFGDDMFCQMNLLTVLAFLEQQRYQGKIYYYMVKEMTYDVEETEIELGPYGEVYQEVLMHHLLPKTTLIPVMYQGIQLYFNYLKEENEITTYIKKHLNLSQNDLLKQLFSLFPHYGLGDIQYIKIIEKLKREYSE; translated from the coding sequence ATGAACAGTATCGTACAGGAGATGATTGATTGGATTGAAAGTCACCTATTAGAGGGATTTTCATTAGAGCATTTAGGGAAGAATATGGGCTATTCTCCTTATTATTGTTCTTTTAAATTCCATCAGACGACCGGGATGACAATTAAAAAATATAGATCACTACGCAAAATCTATCTTGCATCTATTGCATTAAAGGACCCCCAAGAGAAAATAATCGACATCGCCTTCCGCTATGGCTTTTCATCACAGGAATCCTTTTCTAGAGCCTTTAAAAGGTACTTCGGTATAAGTCCGAATGATTACAGAAAGTCTCCTCAACCTTTACAAACCTTTGTAAAGTTGAAATTACAAGATGATGGAGGATGGTTTACAATGGATATTTCTCAGAAATTAAAAATTGAAGCGTTACAAGAGAAGATCAATGCGCAATACGATCGAGAGATCTTGAATGTATTAAATGGTCAAATGATGTATGAGGAGTTTGCCAAACAGCAATTAATGGGCAATAGTGATTACGTACCTTTCAATGAAGCGATGTGTGCGAATCCAACGACTAGTCCGATTTTCAGTGAAGAATTTAATAAACTTCGTGCTACAGGGCATCAGGTGGCATTACAAGAATATGAGCAAGTGACATTAAATCCGTTGAAGCCATTACTGACAAATGACTATCAATGTATCGTTTTATGGTTTGGTGATGATATGTTTTGTCAGATGAACTTACTGACAGTGCTGGCTTTCCTGGAGCAACAAAGGTATCAAGGCAAAATCTATTATTATATGGTCAAGGAAATGACCTATGATGTGGAGGAAACAGAGATAGAACTTGGACCTTATGGGGAGGTCTATCAAGAGGTGTTGATGCACCATCTTCTGCCCAAGACAACGCTTATACCTGTCATGTATCAGGGCATTCAATTATATTTCAACTATTTAAAGGAAGAGAATGAGATCACTACATATATAAAAAAACACCTCAATCTATCTCAAAATGACCTGTTAAAGCAATTGTTTTCCCTATTTCCACACTATGGATTAGGGGATATTCAATATATCAAAATAATAGAGAAGTTAAAGAGGGAATATTCCGAATAA
- a CDS encoding carboxypeptidase M32 — MTVQQFTDYVKKMQHYEEALNVIYWDMRTGAPKKGLAQRSEVIGTLSASLFDMQTSEELGELLAALEAQKADLDYVTLRLVEEVRKNYDQNKKIPANEYKQFVILQSKAETAWEEAKASNNFALFLPYLEEIIQWQKKFIQYWGIKNGSPYNTLLDLYEPDMTTDVLDQVFGDLRESIVTLVQKIAHSSNKPDTSMLFKHFPREAQRELSLELLAQLGYDFDAGRLDESVHPFMIGLNYGDARITTKYDENDFRSAIFGTIHECGHAMYEQNIDEKLAGLPLATGTSMGIHESQSLFYENFVGRNEKFWEHNYERLQHFSPAQFGDVALADFLRAINMVEPSFIRIEADELTYPLHIMIRYEIERDLFNGDLQAKDLPQVWNDKYEEYLGIRPETDAQGVLQDMHWSGGMFGYFPSYALGMIYAAQWKHAMDKDIPHFDELLEKGELLPIREWLTDKVHQYGALKKPFELLKEATGEGLNAKYLANYLQEKYTKLYQL, encoded by the coding sequence ATGACTGTTCAACAATTTACAGACTATGTGAAGAAGATGCAACATTATGAGGAAGCACTCAATGTGATTTATTGGGATATGCGGACGGGTGCACCAAAAAAGGGGTTAGCGCAACGTTCTGAGGTAATTGGTACATTATCAGCCTCCTTATTTGATATGCAGACGAGTGAAGAACTAGGAGAGCTTTTAGCAGCATTAGAGGCACAAAAAGCTGATCTTGACTATGTAACACTGCGTTTAGTAGAAGAAGTAAGAAAGAATTACGATCAAAATAAAAAAATCCCGGCGAATGAATACAAACAATTCGTCATTCTTCAATCAAAGGCGGAAACGGCTTGGGAAGAAGCAAAGGCCAGCAATAATTTTGCCTTATTCCTACCTTATTTAGAGGAAATCATTCAATGGCAGAAAAAATTCATTCAATACTGGGGTATTAAAAATGGATCTCCATACAATACATTACTAGATTTATATGAGCCAGATATGACGACAGATGTCTTAGATCAAGTATTTGGTGATTTACGTGAATCCATTGTGACGCTTGTTCAAAAAATTGCTCATTCATCGAATAAACCAGACACTAGCATGTTATTTAAGCATTTCCCGCGTGAGGCACAGCGTGAATTATCGTTAGAATTGCTTGCTCAGCTTGGCTATGACTTCGATGCTGGGCGTTTGGATGAAAGTGTCCACCCATTCATGATTGGTTTAAACTATGGTGACGCTCGTATTACAACAAAATATGATGAAAATGATTTCCGTTCGGCTATTTTTGGCACGATTCATGAGTGTGGTCATGCGATGTATGAACAAAACATTGATGAAAAACTTGCAGGTCTGCCATTAGCTACGGGTACATCGATGGGGATTCATGAATCCCAATCATTATTTTATGAAAACTTTGTCGGCAGAAATGAAAAGTTCTGGGAGCATAACTATGAGCGCCTTCAACATTTCTCACCAGCACAATTTGGTGATGTTGCATTAGCCGATTTTTTACGTGCCATTAATATGGTCGAACCATCTTTCATTCGCATTGAAGCGGATGAATTAACGTATCCACTACATATCATGATTCGCTATGAAATTGAACGTGACCTGTTCAATGGTGATTTACAGGCGAAGGATCTGCCACAAGTGTGGAATGATAAATATGAGGAATATTTAGGTATTCGCCCTGAGACAGATGCACAAGGCGTGCTACAAGATATGCATTGGTCAGGTGGTATGTTTGGCTACTTCCCTTCTTATGCATTAGGAATGATTTATGCAGCGCAATGGAAGCATGCGATGGATAAGGATATCCCTCATTTTGACGAGTTACTGGAAAAAGGGGAGCTGCTACCAATTCGCGAATGGTTAACAGACAAGGTCCATCAATATGGGGCATTGAAAAAACCGTTCGAATTGTTAAAAGAAGCGACAGGGGAAGGCTTAAACGCTAAGTACCTAGCAAACTATTTACAAGAAAAATATACGAAACTATATCAATTATAA
- a CDS encoding b(o/a)3-type cytochrome-c oxidase subunit 1: MSHTNSMTKVDRRDAKLAMAHIYVAFIALLLGGLAGLLQVFVRSGQFTLPAGIGYYQVLTVHGVLLGLILTTFFIYGFQIASVSRTSGTFTDTQRRLGWIGFWLMTIGTAAAATMVLLNKATVLYTFYAPLKAHWIFYLGLTLVVVGSWVGGVGQILRYVQWRKENKASGQRSPLLSFMVVVNNLMWFVATLGVAASVLIQLLPWSLGLIERVDVALSRTLFWYFGHALVYFWLLPAYMVWYVIIPKVIGGKIFSDSLARLSFMLFLLFSIPVGIHHQLTEPGIDGTWKFIQVVLTFAVIVPSLMTAFSMFAMFELRGRELGGKGLFGWFKKLPWKDARFFVPFIGMVSFIPGGAGGIVNASYQMNQLIHNTIWVTGHFHLTIATAVVLTYFGAAFWLIPHLTGRTLSKSLNNLSNFAGILWATGMTIMSSAMHIAGLFGAPRRSDYSEYGGAQQAYDWIPYQIAQAVGGTILFIAILVIMYIVVKLAWFAPKGEEEFPVGDVHELSGPTPAILENFKIWLVILVALILFAYTVPIIDIISNSPAGSKGYQLW; this comes from the coding sequence TCTGGTCAATTTACATTACCAGCAGGGATTGGTTATTATCAAGTATTAACAGTTCATGGTGTCTTACTCGGTCTTATATTAACTACATTCTTTATTTATGGCTTCCAAATTGCAAGTGTAAGTCGAACATCAGGTACATTCACTGATACTCAACGAAGACTTGGCTGGATTGGTTTCTGGTTAATGACTATCGGTACAGCTGCTGCCGCAACGATGGTTTTATTGAATAAAGCAACTGTTCTTTATACATTCTATGCACCATTAAAGGCACATTGGATTTTCTATTTAGGTCTTACATTAGTCGTAGTTGGTTCTTGGGTTGGTGGCGTAGGTCAAATTTTACGTTATGTCCAGTGGCGCAAAGAAAATAAAGCGAGCGGACAACGCAGCCCATTACTATCATTTATGGTAGTTGTTAATAATTTAATGTGGTTCGTGGCAACGCTTGGTGTTGCAGCTTCTGTTTTAATTCAATTGTTACCATGGTCATTAGGTTTAATTGAGCGTGTCGATGTGGCATTATCGCGTACCCTTTTCTGGTATTTTGGTCATGCGCTCGTATACTTCTGGTTATTACCTGCCTATATGGTTTGGTATGTAATTATTCCAAAAGTAATTGGCGGGAAAATTTTCTCCGATTCTTTAGCAAGACTTTCGTTTATGCTGTTCTTACTCTTCTCTATTCCTGTTGGGATTCACCATCAGTTAACAGAGCCTGGTATTGATGGTACATGGAAGTTCATTCAAGTTGTATTAACATTCGCTGTAATCGTGCCATCTCTGATGACAGCCTTCTCGATGTTTGCGATGTTCGAGTTACGTGGTCGTGAATTAGGTGGTAAAGGGTTATTCGGTTGGTTTAAAAAATTGCCATGGAAGGATGCTCGTTTCTTCGTACCATTTATCGGTATGGTGTCATTTATTCCTGGTGGTGCAGGCGGTATTGTCAATGCCTCTTATCAAATGAACCAATTAATTCATAATACCATTTGGGTTACAGGACATTTCCATTTAACGATTGCAACAGCTGTTGTTTTAACTTACTTCGGTGCGGCATTCTGGTTAATTCCACATTTAACAGGTCGTACACTTTCGAAGTCTTTAAATAATCTTAGTAATTTCGCTGGTATCTTATGGGCTACTGGTATGACGATTATGTCTTCTGCGATGCATATTGCTGGTCTGTTCGGCGCTCCTCGTCGCTCAGATTACTCAGAATATGGTGGCGCTCAGCAGGCTTATGATTGGATTCCTTATCAAATCGCACAAGCTGTGGGTGGAACAATTCTCTTTATCGCCATCCTAGTGATCATGTATATCGTGGTGAAATTAGCTTGGTTCGCACCTAAAGGTGAAGAAGAATTCCCTGTAGGTGATGTACATGAGCTTAGCGGTCCAACACCAGCTATTTTAGAAAACTTTAAAATCTGGCTTGTTATTTTAGTAGCCTTAATTTTATTCGCTTACACAGTACCAATTATCGATATTATTTCAAACTCACCAGCCGGCTCCAAAGGCTATCAATTGTGGTAA